Below is a window of Populus trichocarpa isolate Nisqually-1 chromosome 3, P.trichocarpa_v4.1, whole genome shotgun sequence DNA.
atttcatcaaaaaaacagTTTTAACTCATAAGACAGTCTTATGTGCTCTATATGGGTGCCAAACCTTAAGagtcacaaataaataaatgagtcTAAATATCCTATAAAATTCATTAACATCATGTTCTCCTAGATAATTCAGTTCACACCAAAAGAAGATCTTGCGTTTTTTGAACTGGAAAAAAGGATCTCTTTTGGGtaatataataatagaaatcTACCTCCAAAAATGAGAACATCCTTCGATAGTCAAATAATGTATAAATCTTCAACAGATTCTCCATCACAGTAAGATTATTTGGATCAATTTACAAGTCCAGAAATAAATCTCAAAGACTCAAAGTCTTTGGGCCTACAGCCTATAGCTACGAACTACATGGCATCCATTAAAATTACCAGCCAAACAACACAACAGAAAAGTCTAAGTAAGCAATAGGATAAGACCTATCCAGCAAAAATTCAAAGAACTAACCTCGTATAATCTGCCTGGACTTCTAAAGTGCACGAGTTTAAAAGCAAGCCACTCCATCGAAGAAAGGAGATACCATCCCCACCAACATAGAGCTTGTTTGACTGAAGCCCTGATACTTGTTCAGTATCCAAATTAAGACAAAACTTTTCCTCATTCATGAAGCAGTTATAATCCCTAAATCCACTCCTTAACTGAGAGAAAAGGCCAGCAGCCTGCTTTTTAgatgttgatataaaaagaaaatcatcaatgaacctAAGAAGCATGTAATGAGGAGATGAGATGACTTTATCCCTACTGCTACTTCCTATAGCAGAGGCATCCTGATAGCAATGTCTTCTTGATAGATcttcaagaaaaggaaagatcaCATTCCTTTCAAGGTGCCCATAGTATAATGAGCAAAGCAGGGAAGACAAAATGCTTCCTTGAGGTATACCTTTTCTTTGCAAGTAAAACTTATCATCAAACTGAAGAACATTGCGCTTCACATGCTCAGTGAGATTGGACAGGAGTTGTTCCCTTTTCAGATACCTACTGCGCCCCTGCAACATaacaaaagacaaaattttCAAACGGTTAGCTTTTGACAAGATTACATACCTGCATCAGTGAGATCTATATACCTCTGCAATCAAGCCACCTGTATATGTTTGAAAGAGTGATTGGTTTATTACTCTGTTGATATAAATGAGATCCCACTGCCAAGGCTATTTGCAAAATGGGCTCAAGAAAGTGAATCAATGAGAAAAGTGCATTGGTGGTTAATGGAACTACTGTTCTCAAGGGCTCAAATTAAGTAATGTAAGTGTTATCTTTTATCTAAAGAATCCTCGATGCTACACCAATGTCGAGGCTGAAATTTTCAGTAGCTATGATCACACATAAAGATGTAGATATGCCACTAACTACATTTTACAGTGGATGAGACTCAAACTCTCAATCTCATCGTTGAATGTTCCACAAGGAGCTCACTTACCACTACAACTATCCATTAttgacattattttaaaaatgagaataaaaggCTCAATCTATCCTTGTATAATGGGACAATTCTTCAACATGCCCTTATATTTCTAATTGTGTCTATTTAAACCCTGagttttctccaaaatatcATTCCATCcattttttctatctaaatTAACAGAAAAGTCATGTGACTTGTACATGGATGGAAGGacatattgaaaaacaatacttTATTCAAGTATTAAGCAGGCACAATTAGAGATATAATGACAGATAAGAGAATTATCCTATTATATAAGGATATAATGAACTATTTaccctaaaaataataataaaacaaactgaaattagaataaaatgttaggtaaaaatattaattgacaTTAGAGTAAGAAACAGGTGGTGATACGGgatgattttatttcaaaatttgtttttttattattatttttgtcaacAAGTAATATTTTACCTCATTCACAGCAGCTGTAGACTCATTTTCGTGTTGTTGGTCCAAAAGATAACTTTCGGACATACTgttttgcaacaaaaaaaaattatggagaaAGAGGAAAATAAGATGAATTCAACAAGGTTGTTGCATCTAAGGAGAAAAACATTGAATCTGAAGCTGGAGATGTTGAAAAAGATGCTAAATCTATGGAATTTTTGGCTGGTGAATAAGAAATTCATGTGGACTCGAGAAGTTGTGGTGgatgatgaattaaattttgaagCTGCAAATCAACCAAACAATGTGTGTTTTGAACAGGCCGTTGATTTTACCATTCCAAGTTTCATTCAAAGTTTAAAAGGCAAAAGGTTTCGTCCATCCTCTTATTTCTTAAAGAAGTGAAGTCAAGCATGTTCCTAGatattcaaaatacaaaaagattCTTACTTCAACACTATGAAACTCAAGGAAGAGTTTTTCTAATGAGAGGATAATGATGCAGTCAATGATAGATCAGTTTAGAAATtacagttatttttttgtaaacttAGTGCATTTAGGATTTTGTTTGCTGAGGAATATTATTAatgcatgttttctttttcctgcttAGTTTGGCGCAACTAGCGTGTTTGATGCTTCTAAAAAGAGCACGTACTTTATGTAATCATAGGactttgaataatgaaatttgaGTATTTTGGTGTAGTTTTGAGGGTTTTGGCCTTGTGTGTTCTTTCTTctgcttctcttctcttttctcttctttcttttattatatttctttcttcctACAGAAACATCGGTTACCATTCACTCCTATGGTAAATATCCTCCCAAAACATATCCTCAATCCATTGCAATTCCACATGCATCAAATCTTAACCCAAATCCCAATCCAAAATCCCTAGCCCACCACAAATTCAACTTGCTCAGTGTTTAACAAGATTCAGTCGAGTTTTCTATCGATACCTATAACTTCTGTTACATTTTCCAAGCATGTTGTCCTTTGCAAGATTCAAATGGTCTTCTACACCTAAATCCAAATCTATTTGCAGCTGGTTAGATGGATCTGATTCCTCCATTTACTTCTTCACAAGGTTTTATAGATGATCCTAAATGATTaagttgatgaaaaataaaaaagtaattaaacatgattgatttaattaaagaacattggaaaaacaaaagagggatTCAAATATAGTACCTGATTAACAAGGACAGTATGCAATGAACCAAAGTGGAGAGAAGAACTGAATCTTGTAAGACCAGTGGTGATGTTTTGATCTCTTGACATAAGGCGCTCATGCGCCCACAAAGATTTTTTAGTGCTGACAACTTGACAAAATCGCTTTAGAAGATATTGATCCTCATATATGACATCTTCCATGACACAAAGCAACTTGTCCTGATCTATGGAATCAAATGCTTTGGATACATCAGAAACAACAATGAACACATCAGGCATGATATTCGATCttttattcaaacaaattttaaactGGCATAACTTTCGGTAGATATCATTATAGTCAAACACTGATGACCCTAGCTTGTCTGGTTCTTTCAACTGTATACCTTTCAGAACAGCATGTGTTTCACGTAGAACGCAATTTACAGACTTAAAATGTTCACATTTGACCACCTTGgtaatgaattgtttttttctctgcaTTCGAAATGACTGGAGTTCAGAAGTGGATTTTTTAGGCATTTTTGATGATGCTTTAAGATTTGCTATCATCCTTATTCCATTTTTCTTTGGAAGAAGCCTGAGCTTTGAGAAACCAAACAACCTACAGCCTGTGATACTTTCAGCACTAGCTTCATCCAAGCACTGATAGTTCTGGTCTTTCAAGCAAGAAATGGCTCTATTTCTTAATTTCTCCCAAATTGACTTCCTGTAATAATAGATTTCATGTTTCCCATGCTCACTTTCAGTTACATAGAAGTTGGCTTGTACCAATGGCACAACCAGAGATGAAAAGAACCAATATATCCATTTCTGTACAAGTAGGTGTTTCAAATCATTTGCAGCACCATTCCATTTATATAAATCCTTATGCAAGCCTGCAGTATGACCTGGCATATTATTCAGCATATGAGTATCCAAGAAGCATGAACAGTGTTTGTCTGACACAAACGGAAACCCAGAAGTCTTCAACTTATGCATACATTGCTTCAGTGAGAATTTTTCGAACTTTCTGAGCCAAATAAATTTTGCTAAATTTCTCCTTAGGATTCTTCGGTTGACATGATTTCCTAGCAACTCAGGAGGGACTGCATTTCTACAAACAGCCCATATAAATGACACAACCTGACTTTTTGAGCAATAAGATTTTAGTGTCACTATCTGATGATCAGTTGTTTCCAGAGTTTTATCACGGCGTTCATTAACAACAGCATGTGATTTCCCAGAGAATTCTCTCTCCAAATTACACCCCTAAAAGAGAATTTTCCACAAAAGGAATAAATTTTCTGGCAAGCAAAAGGAAATTAAACTAGTCACAAACCTCTCAGACTTCACGGAGGTCCCAGGATGAAAACTTACCTCAAACACCGAGTTTGAATTTTCTATGGCATTTTGATTCGATGATGAAACAAAGCAGTGCCTATGTATTAATCTTGCATACTTGCAGCATTGAGTTTGTCTTACAAGAACCTTAACCAATTTAACAAGGGAATGGTACCTAGGAaaggaaaataacaataaattagtACATTGTAACATAGAGGTAATTTGGTATCCATTCTGCATGTAACATATTCCTATAATTTCCTAAGTACCCATAGTTTTGCATAACCTACATATTTGTGCTTTAAAGGACCAAATAGCTTCCACGAAATACTATCTATTTTTTAGCGGAAGAGAGGAATTTGAGGCAGCATGCAgtgttttcagatatttttttgttttgtttggctAGACAGAAATTTCAGAACTGTTATTCTTTCTTGGAAAAGTTCCCTTTCTAATCATTAGTTTAATAGAAGGATCACTTATCTTCCTCAGGGTATCCTCTATTTGAAGCTTTCTGAAGTTTACTTTAGCTGGTATTAAATGAGATTGGAAAGCACATTCATATCTGAAGCACTTTCTTGGCTTCCTTATAATTGACTTTCacagaaaagaaagataaaaactaTCAGTGTTGAATTAATATAATCTTATGAAAATTCTGACTCTGAGGAACCCTTGTCTATGGATTGGCTTGAGGCGGATCCCATGCCTCTAGTAACGAGGCTTTTGAAACTTGATGAGACGGAAAGTTTCTGCCACAAAAGTTTTGACAGCATGCCAGATCACATTTCACTATATAATATCCCATTAGAGGCTCTATTAGCATTCAGTATCAATATCATGCATTTCCATCACTCATCTATTCAGTATTGCACCATCCATAGCAGCCATATCAACTCTATTAAGCTATTTGGTAATTCCTGCCTTCACAGAATTCCTACCTCCATCCCCTTGACCAACCCCCAACCCCCCTccccaataaaaaaagaaaagaaacgaaacgtaatgaaacaaaaagaaatatagtGAACCAGTCTTCCAGAGAATAACAAAATGGCTTGCGAACCCTCCTTCCCTACCACACCCTTTTTGAGCCTAACAATTTCAAGGAACTTATCTGCATGTTTGCTCCAATTATGCCTAAAACAATCTAAGCCAACTATCTAATTGTTCAATCTTGGATCAGCTGGAAAATATCACACACATTGAAGTTATGTGTAGGCATAGCTTACAGAATGTTCTACACTTCAATTAACTGTTCTGAATAGATTATGGCAAATAGACTCTAGCaatgaaaaaagaacagaaaagccACCCAACCCCATTGTTTCAAGCCTCACAAAGTCAAGTAATGTCTGTTGGGTTAGTTTATTTGTCCATGGTAGCTCAAAGAGGTGAATAATTGCAGAGTTGTAAACATAAGAGGTGGTGCAAATGTTATAACGAAATTACTAAACatgattaagaaaacaaaatagttaAGTGAATTCTTTACATCAAGAAAATATCACATATAAAGCTTGACTCACAGGCATGTGGATCCCAAGAGACAAAAGTCTTTGCTGTAGGAAAGTGGCATTGACGGAGCACTTACATCTTCATCAGATAGGCCAAAAATACTCCGAATAAGAGACTTTGAACCAATCAAATTAGGCTTCAAGCACATCAGTACATCTAAATATCATTAAGGTCATACAATAACCAAGAAAACAGGAGCAGAAACAACAAGTTAACTTGTACCATGCTCGAGGAGGGAATAATCAACTTTGAAACAAAAGCACATTACTGTCCCACATAACAGCATCATTAGGGTAAATTAATAGCAAAGAACTATATAGTATATATAAGCAATTTGTTTATGGATTGAAGAATTTTAAATGATAACTACTATAATTCTGAACAAAAGGAGACCATGAGCAAAGAACAcatgttttgaaacataggAAAGGATACGGTTTTTTGGAAGCATTGATGAAGgatgttttgaattataaaatattggCCGCCTATCAATCTGTACACCTTTCATGTTAGGAGCTTGTAACACAAGATGACAACAGCATTGTGGCAGCACCTGCAGCtacatagaaaagaaagaaacatatcaaagagaaaatataattaacttgagGAAGCCATCTGTAAGAACCACGGAAAAACAGTTATAACCAAACATGATCTTCAAAAGAAATTACCTTTCCAGGGCTTGAACTGTTCCTGAATTCAAGCGGAAGCCTCTCAGGTGAGCTACCTTCATTCATAATGTAACAAGTCTTACCATCAGTTTCTTTAGCATCCAAAGACCTCTGCTTTTTGCAGCGGCGTCGCTGCCACCCAAATGGCTTCCTGGATCTCAATGTACACTGATACAAGCCTGGAAGTTTTTCATTCGAATGCCCTTCACGGTTAACAGCAGCAACTCCAGTTTTTTCAGATAAACCCTTGTCCTGATCAAAATCAATAACAGGATATGTCGTCCTATCATAACTTAAGGAAGCATCAGCAGTAAGTTGGTGTCTTTTAAGCATTAAGCTAGCAGCATCAGCAGCCTTATCATCCCAATCCCTCTTCCTCTTAAGCCCTGAGAACAAAACCAACAATCAATAATCACTGCAAAAACTAAAATTCCCCAAAAACAAATTGCACAGGTTATGAGGATAGGATCAGGACGTGTGCTGTCAAGTTACCAACAAGATTGGGGGAGTGCCCCTTCCTCCGAGACGACTGAAAGACAAGATCAGTGATAGGAGGACCTGCCACCTGCTGGTGTTGCTGACGAGGCAATGGCAAAAACATTGACGAATACTTCAAAAGGTAATTCATAAATTCATCCCCAACCCTTTCCAACAAAAGGGTCCACACTGAACTCGTCAAAACCTCCGCAATGGGGCTTGAACGAAGACACTGTAAAACCAAATAAGggcttatgaatttttttttaaaaaaaaaacaggaagaaaGACTAGTCCAAGTACTTGCCTTGTCATAACCGCTGCATAAAACATTATTCGACAAAGGTTGTTCTGTGATGATGAACTCAATGATGCGGCTCACGATAAGAGGTTGAGGCCATCTGTTTTCGAGATTGAAGTGAGCCACAGGAGGTGCATTGTCGCTGAGGACGATGTAGCAGTCTTTAAGGAGTTTCCGGTAATTGGCGGGATCATCAGCCTTAAAGAGCACAAATGATGATGGAGGATTAGCGATTAGGGATGTCACTGTGTTGCTTAGGGTTCGAGCTCGATATCTGAATACTCTCCATAAAACTTCTGGGACTCTTCCTTTCGTCTTCTTTTtggacatttttgtttttcttcacaGTGCAGTgtgtttgagaattttcttaGAGGAAAGGGACGATGGAGGATGATTACTTCAACTTGTAATTAatgttttacaatatttttttcttaaaattatattaaaattatatatttttatattttaaaatttatttttaatattaaaatatatgaaaacactaaaaataaatttaaatttctaaaaaaaatttaaatttttttttaaaatataaaaacaaaaacgcttttaaacttgtttattcaTGGTACTCgcgattcagtttttattttatttgtattttagtattaaagagtaaaatattttttaaaaaatagttttttatttaaaaatatattaaaataattttttatatttttatttttaacctaatatattaaaattaaaaaatattaatttaatattttttttcaaaataaatacacTCAAATACAGTTAAAACTCACTCTGAGGCAATAACTTTTATGTTTGATACATGACTAGTTCATGGTGACTGCCTGCACTCCTTTGTGGGCACAAGCATATCAACGTAAAAAAATACGAGTATTGTTAAGGGGTTGAAGGGGGGGAAAAATTAAATGTGaattaacaatttattatttatatttaataaaattaatctataattatatatgttaatatatactaaaaaaattacacgAAAGCTAAGAGGCggaaacaaataaagaaccATTTatgctatttaatttttttatttaattatacattaataatatccatata
It encodes the following:
- the LOC7480795 gene encoding telomerase reverse transcriptase isoform X1, translated to MSKKKTKGRVPEVLWRVFRYRARTLSNTVTSLIANPPSSFVLFKADDPANYRKLLKDCYIVLSDNAPPVAHFNLENRWPQPLIVSRIIEFIITEQPLSNNVLCSGYDKCLRSSPIAEVLTSSVWTLLLERVGDEFMNYLLKYSSMFLPLPRQQHQQVAGPPITDLVFQSSRRKGHSPNLVGLKRKRDWDDKAADAASLMLKRHQLTADASLSYDRTTYPVIDFDQDKGLSEKTGVAAVNREGHSNEKLPGLYQCTLRSRKPFGWQRRRCKKQRSLDAKETDGKTCYIMNEGSSPERLPLEFRNSSSPGKLQVLPQCCCHLVLQAPNMKGVQIDRRPIFYNSKHPSSMLPKNHVLMCLKPNLIGSKSLIRSIFGLSDEDVSAPSMPLSYSKDFCLLGSTCLYHSLVKLVKVLVRQTQCCKYARLIHRHCFVSSSNQNAIENSNSVFEGCNLEREFSGKSHAVVNERRDKTLETTDHQIVTLKSYCSKSQVVSFIWAVCRNAVPPELLGNHVNRRILRRNLAKFIWLRKFEKFSLKQCMHKLKTSGFPFVSDKHCSCFLDTHMLNNMPGHTAGLHKDLYKWNGAANDLKHLLVQKWIYWFFSSLVVPLVQANFYVTESEHGKHEIYYYRKSIWEKLRNRAISCLKDQNYQCLDEASAESITGCRLFGFSKLRLLPKKNGIRMIANLKASSKMPKKSTSELQSFRMQRKKQFITKVVKCEHFKSVNCVLRETHAVLKGIQLKEPDKLGSSVFDYNDIYRKLCQFKICLNKRSNIMPDVFIVVSDVSKAFDSIDQDKLLCVMEDVIYEDQYLLKRFCQVVSTKKSLWAHERLMSRDQNITTGLTRFSSSLHFGSLHTVLVNQGRSRYLKREQLLSNLTEHVKRNVLQFDDKFYLQRKGIPQGSILSSLLCSLYYGHLERNVIFPFLEDLSRRHCYQDASAIGSSSRDKVISSPHYMLLRFIDDFLFISTSKKQAAGLFSQLRSGFRDYNCFMNEEKFCLNLDTEQVSGLQSNKLYVGGDGISFLRWSGLLLNSCTLEVQADYTRYLNNHLNSTLTVCWQGKPCQHLERKLWNFMRPKCHPIFFDSNINSAPVVRLNIYQAFLLCAMKFHCYVSSMSFHCHLSATFYANMIERSLRYMYVLIKRRMRSMHLGSCFHPILQLEVGEVEWLGLTAYIQVLKRKQSRYKELLSRLSLKLSKHRIGGSTSSHLKYAVDSSHSSLLWKIKY
- the LOC7480795 gene encoding telomerase reverse transcriptase isoform X2 codes for the protein MSKKKTKGRVPEVLWRVFRYRARTLSNTVTSLIANPPSSFVLFKADDPANYRKLLKDCYIVLSDNAPPVAHFNLENRWPQPLIVSRIIEFIITEQPLSNNVLCSGYDKCLRSSPIAEVLTSSVWTLLLERVGDEFMNYLLKYSSMFLPLPRQQHQQVAGPPITDLVFQSSRRKGHSPNLVGLKRKRDWDDKAADAASLMLKRHQLTADASLSYDRTTYPVIDFDQDKGLSEKTGVAAVNREGHSNEKLPGLYQCTLRSRKPFGWQRRRCKKQRSLDAKETDGKTCYIMNEGSSPERLPLEFRNSSSPGKVLPQCCCHLVLQAPNMKGVQIDRRPIFYNSKHPSSMLPKNHVLMCLKPNLIGSKSLIRSIFGLSDEDVSAPSMPLSYSKDFCLLGSTCLYHSLVKLVKVLVRQTQCCKYARLIHRHCFVSSSNQNAIENSNSVFEGCNLEREFSGKSHAVVNERRDKTLETTDHQIVTLKSYCSKSQVVSFIWAVCRNAVPPELLGNHVNRRILRRNLAKFIWLRKFEKFSLKQCMHKLKTSGFPFVSDKHCSCFLDTHMLNNMPGHTAGLHKDLYKWNGAANDLKHLLVQKWIYWFFSSLVVPLVQANFYVTESEHGKHEIYYYRKSIWEKLRNRAISCLKDQNYQCLDEASAESITGCRLFGFSKLRLLPKKNGIRMIANLKASSKMPKKSTSELQSFRMQRKKQFITKVVKCEHFKSVNCVLRETHAVLKGIQLKEPDKLGSSVFDYNDIYRKLCQFKICLNKRSNIMPDVFIVVSDVSKAFDSIDQDKLLCVMEDVIYEDQYLLKRFCQVVSTKKSLWAHERLMSRDQNITTGLTRFSSSLHFGSLHTVLVNQGRSRYLKREQLLSNLTEHVKRNVLQFDDKFYLQRKGIPQGSILSSLLCSLYYGHLERNVIFPFLEDLSRRHCYQDASAIGSSSRDKVISSPHYMLLRFIDDFLFISTSKKQAAGLFSQLRSGFRDYNCFMNEEKFCLNLDTEQVSGLQSNKLYVGGDGISFLRWSGLLLNSCTLEVQADYTRYLNNHLNSTLTVCWQGKPCQHLERKLWNFMRPKCHPIFFDSNINSAPVVRLNIYQAFLLCAMKFHCYVSSMSFHCHLSATFYANMIERSLRYMYVLIKRRMRSMHLGSCFHPILQLEVGEVEWLGLTAYIQVLKRKQSRYKELLSRLSLKLSKHRIGGSTSSHLKYAVDSSHSSLLWKIKY
- the LOC7480795 gene encoding telomerase reverse transcriptase isoform X3, which produces MLKRHQLTADASLSYDRTTYPVIDFDQDKGLSEKTGVAAVNREGHSNEKLPGLYQCTLRSRKPFGWQRRRCKKQRSLDAKETDGKTCYIMNEGSSPERLPLEFRNSSSPGKLQVLPQCCCHLVLQAPNMKGVQIDRRPIFYNSKHPSSMLPKNHVLMCLKPNLIGSKSLIRSIFGLSDEDVSAPSMPLSYSKDFCLLGSTCLYHSLVKLVKVLVRQTQCCKYARLIHRHCFVSSSNQNAIENSNSVFEGCNLEREFSGKSHAVVNERRDKTLETTDHQIVTLKSYCSKSQVVSFIWAVCRNAVPPELLGNHVNRRILRRNLAKFIWLRKFEKFSLKQCMHKLKTSGFPFVSDKHCSCFLDTHMLNNMPGHTAGLHKDLYKWNGAANDLKHLLVQKWIYWFFSSLVVPLVQANFYVTESEHGKHEIYYYRKSIWEKLRNRAISCLKDQNYQCLDEASAESITGCRLFGFSKLRLLPKKNGIRMIANLKASSKMPKKSTSELQSFRMQRKKQFITKVVKCEHFKSVNCVLRETHAVLKGIQLKEPDKLGSSVFDYNDIYRKLCQFKICLNKRSNIMPDVFIVVSDVSKAFDSIDQDKLLCVMEDVIYEDQYLLKRFCQVVSTKKSLWAHERLMSRDQNITTGLTRFSSSLHFGSLHTVLVNQGRSRYLKREQLLSNLTEHVKRNVLQFDDKFYLQRKGIPQGSILSSLLCSLYYGHLERNVIFPFLEDLSRRHCYQDASAIGSSSRDKVISSPHYMLLRFIDDFLFISTSKKQAAGLFSQLRSGFRDYNCFMNEEKFCLNLDTEQVSGLQSNKLYVGGDGISFLRWSGLLLNSCTLEVQADYTRYLNNHLNSTLTVCWQGKPCQHLERKLWNFMRPKCHPIFFDSNINSAPVVRLNIYQAFLLCAMKFHCYVSSMSFHCHLSATFYANMIERSLRYMYVLIKRRMRSMHLGSCFHPILQLEVGEVEWLGLTAYIQVLKRKQSRYKELLSRLSLKLSKHRIGGSTSSHLKYAVDSSHSSLLWKIKY